The following DNA comes from Desulfatirhabdium butyrativorans DSM 18734.
CAATGTCATCCACCGTTCCTTGTGTTTGCCGAAGATGAATAAGATGTTTTGCCGTTGCCAGGATATCTTCACGCCTCAGAATTCGAAGATCTTGAGCGCATGAGAGACTGAGACTCTGGTTAACCTTCAGACGGCCAACTCCGGACAGATCATATAAGGCTGTCTTGAAAAAGAGATGATCAACAAATTCCTGAGCAACGTCGTGCGTTGCGGGATTCCCAGGACGCAATCTGCGATACAGTTCAACCATGGCTTCCTGTCGCGTTTGCACCTTGTCCAGCATCAACGTCTTACGAAGAATGTCACCGGCACTGGATCCATCCAAGAACAGGATGGAAAATCTTTCAATGCCACCCTTCTTGATCTTTTCAATGGATGTTTCGTCAAGAATTTCGTTCGACTTGACAACGGTTTCATCTCCAGCACTCTCACGAATAGCGAAAGCGGATATTTTTCCGACCAGTTCACTTTCATCAATCGGAATCATTTCGACATTTTCGGTTTTGAGCCGCTTGATCGCCTTGATGTTGATCACCTTCCCTTTTTTGACCATAACATCACCGGTGATCGGATCCGCAATATCTTTGCTGGCCTTTTGGCCTTTCAGGAGAACCTCATCTACCAATTTAAAAAAACAGCCATCTTTCTGAACAATGGTTTCCAGATCATAATAATATGCAAGAAGGTCCTCATTTGAATAGCCGAATGCTTTGAGCAATAAGGTAAGCGGGAATTTTCGCCGACGATCGATCCGAATATAGATAATATCCTTGGGATCGATTTCCATGTCGATCCAGGAGCCCCGCACGGGGATAATACGAGAACTATAGATCAGTTTTCCACTCGTATGGGTTTTCCCTTTATCGTGATCAAAGAAAACGCCCGACGATCGATGTAACTGACTTACAGTGACGCGTTCCGTTCCATTAATGATAAAGGTTCCCTTATCAGTCATCAGCGGCAAAGTGCCAAAATAGATTTCTTGCTCTTTGATATCCCGGACACTTGGCGCAGTCTCGGCCTGATCCGTATCGTAAACAACGAGACGCACCTTGAGTTTCAGCGGAACCTCGTAAGTTGTTCCTCTCTGGATACATTCTTCGATTGAATTCTTGATTTCAGCAAAACTGTAACTCACGAACTCAAGAGAGGCACTACCGGTAAAATCTTTGATAGGAAACACAGATTGAAATACGGCCTGTAACCCAATATCCCTTCTTCTTTCCGGATCAACATCCATTTGGAGGAACCGGGCATAGGAATCTTTCTGAATACCTATCAAATCAGGTATTTCAATGATCTTTTTGATTTTGCCGAAATTTTTCCGAATTCGCTTTACGGCCATGGGTATTTGGGTCATGGGTTCTCCACTGATCATTTCTGAAAAATAGGGATGGGATAAAAGGGGTTACCCCTTGTATCCCACCCAGTCACAGCAAGGATTTTCAGGAAGGAGGCTATTTGATTTCGACGGTACCGCCTGCGGCTTCAATGATCGACTTGATTTTTTCGGCTTCCTCTTTGGAAACACCTTCTTTCAATGGCTTCGGAACGCCCTCCACAAGATCTTTTGCTTCCTTCAACCCCAACCCGGTTACTGTTCGCACTTCTTTGATGACATTGATTTTCTTGTCACCAAAACCGGTGAGAATGACATTGAATTCGGTTTTTTCCGGTTCGGCCGCGGCCTGAGCACCAGCAGCAGGCACTGCTGCCATCATGGCAACAGGAGCAGCCGCACTGACACCGAACTTCCCCTCCAGTTCTTTAACCAGTTCGGAGAGTTCGAGCACAGTCATATTGGCTATAAATTCAATAACATCTGCTTTTGTAATATTGGACATAACAATTTCCTCCAGTCTTCATGCG
Coding sequences within:
- the rplL gene encoding 50S ribosomal protein L7/L12, which encodes MSNITKADVIEFIANMTVLELSELVKELEGKFGVSAAAPVAMMAAVPAAGAQAAAEPEKTEFNVILTGFGDKKINVIKEVRTVTGLGLKEAKDLVEGVPKPLKEGVSKEEAEKIKSIIEAAGGTVEIK